The Labilibaculum sp. sequence TTCTTGTGGATGTGAATTCCGGTAAAGTAGAACTATTCCGCCCAAATAAAACTCAAACCGATACCTTGCACATGATTTTAACCAATAACGAAGGAGGCTTAATTTCGAGCCAACAAGATACTATTATAAGATTGACAAGCAATTCTTCGGCTTTTTTCTGGGTTGATAAGAGATTGTCTTTCAGAAATAAACCCTTAAAAGAAGTATTCAAAGTACTTGAATCCTGTTATCAAATCACTATAAAATCAGACAATCCTGAAATAAACAATCTGTACTACTCTTCTTCATTCATTGATGAAAATGCTGAAAATGTGATTAAAGTTATCTCAAAGACATTTAACTTAACTTACAGCAAAAAAGAAAACACGTTTATGATATCATACCCGGAAAAGAATGAATAAAATTGCCCTGATTCTATCAATAACAATAGCCTGTATTCTCTGCACCATGAAGATACAGGCTCAAAACTTTCTGGAAAAGAAGATCAACCTGGAAGTTACAAATCAAAGTACGGAAACAACAATGTTTATTCTAGAGAAACTAGGAGGCTTTAACTTCTCTTTCGATGCAATGTTACTCGACCCAAGTAAAATGATTTCGATTAAGGGCAAGCATCAATCTCTCGAAGAAATATTGGATGAACTTTTTAAAGGAAGATTGACCTATAAAGTGATCGGTTCGCATGTTATCTTACAATCGAAAAATAAGTCTGGTTTGAGCAGTACAATGTGGGTTTTATCTGGTGTGATTACAAATTCAAACGGAAATCCACTCGAAAATGCAATTGTTTATGAGGTGAATCGGCAAGCTTCATTCATTACCAATCCTAACGGAAAATACCTGCTGCATTTAGAAGGCAATCAAAATTCTGCTATTAACTTTAGCTGCAAAGGATACAAAGACACCATTGTCTATGTTCAGGCTGGTAAAAAACAACAGCTAAATATTGTTCTTAAACCATGGCAGGCACAAAGCATCTTTAAAACAGAACCAGCTTTTGCCCAAAACTTACATTCCAGAACCAAAGCAATTAATTGGGCCTACACCAATAAAGAGTTGCAGGATATTGGTTTTGTCAACCTGATGGTGACGAACAAAGCGCTCTATATCTCCAACAACCTCAATGTGAAAGAAGTACGATTTGTTCAGGTATCATTTATTCCCTCTTGGGGAACCAATCAATTAACAAATGGACTGGTTACAAACAAATTATCTATGAATATTATCGCCGGATATTCGGCAAATATTGAGGGGTTCGAAATTGGAAGCGTAGCCAATATCATCCGGCAGGAAATGAATGGTGTCCAAATTTCCGGCGTTGCGAACGTAGTGGGTGAAGATGTGCATGGTGTTCAAGCTTCCGGTGTTGTCAATACAAATCTGGGAAACATGGATGGAGTTCAACTAGCTGGAGTAATTAACAGAGTAAAAGGCGATATAAAAGGCCTTCAAATGAGTGGAGCCATAAATTCTGCTGCGGCAAAATCATTGGACAGCGTCCCCTACAGAGGTTGGAACGGACAAATCAGTGGAGGAATTAATCTGCATGGTGGTGAGCGAATTAATCTGCAGGTTGGTGGTGTCTACAATCAGGCAAACTCGGTAGATGGTCTTCAAATTTCGGGGGCAATTAATATGGTGAGAGGGACAACCAATGGGGTGCAAATATCTGGGATTTACAATCAAACAGACAAGTTGAGGGGCATACAAATTGGTCTCATCAATTTTGCCGACACTATTGAAAATGGTTTTCCGATTGGATTGGTGAATATCATTAAAAACGGCTACCACAAATGGGAACTTTCAACCGATGAGTCGTTCTACTTTAATGCAGCCTACAAAACGGGTGGCAAAAATCTTTACAGTTTTCTAAAAATTGGAGCGGGTAAATATCTTAACGCTGCTTATGGTATTGGCTGCACAAGCAATACCAACCGTAAATTTTCAGTCAATCTGGATGTGTCTGGTTCTTCCCTTTTTAACACTGATTCAGACTACGATGTTTTTGCCGGTGATCTGTACCGGGCTCAGCTGGGTCTTACAATTAAACTGAATAAAAACATCACCCTTAGTACGGGTCCATCTTACAATTTCTGTAGTCCGGATAAAGAACAAAATCAGATTTCAAAAATTAATTTCTCCAGTAAAAACACCATGTATTTTGGAAATTATTATCTGGATCAAGCTGTTGCAACACTTAAAAATCAATATTGGCTTGGCTGGCAATTCGGCCTTAGATTCTAAACATTTATAATCTGATTCAACACAAAGAACATGAAAAGATATGGATGCACTTCTGCATTCTTCTTATTTTCTTTCCTAGCATCATTTTTTTGAAATTGTAAATAGGGGTATCTCCCACTACAATTGTCCTCCTTCTATAAGATCATAAAATCAAATTTATAGAAATGACAAAAGTAAGAATTGTACTAGCATGCATGATACTGAGCTTAGTAAGCCCGGCTATTGCCCAAAACCACACAAAATATCAAGTCGGCTTTGTTTCTCCTATCGGAACCAATGGAACAAATTCAATCAACTACATCAACGATTATTCCTTTAACTTACTGATAGGGATTAATGGTGGTGTAAATAAAATGGAAATTGGCGGCTTAGCGAATTACAACCAAGGAAAAACAAATGGATTTCAACTTGCCGGAGTTACTAATGTTACCAGAAACAAAGCAGATGGCTGTATAATTGCCGGAGTCGCTAACTTGATAATTGATGATGCAAAAGGATTTCAGCTTTCTGGTGTAGGCAATATTAATTCCAGGAATTCAAATGGAGTAATGATATCCGGTGTTGCCAATATCACAAAAGAAAATGCCAAGGGGTTTCAGTTGTCCACGGCAAACATCACCAAAAACAAATTAAATGGTGTGCAAATAGGAGCTTTCAACTATGCAAAAATCCTAAAAGGAAGTCAAATAGGTGTTTTTAATCTTGTCGACAGCCTTGAAAGCGGCACACCAATAGGCCTTTTCTCTATTGTAAAAGGAGGTTATTATGCGCTTGAAATTTCTACCAATGATGTTATTCACGCTAATTTAAACTACAAAATGGGTGTTGAGCATTTCTATACCCTATTTACAGTTGGATTTGATAGATACAAGGGCAAAGATCTTTTTAAATACGGCACCGGATTTGGAAGTTTACTCCCCATTGGTCAAAGATACAAGTTATCCATTGAAGCAACATCAAACCAATTGGTATACGATAACGACTGGAGTGAATTAAATCTTTTAAACACATTGCAAACCAATTTTCATTTTCACTTTACTCCTCAATGTTCCCTCTTTGCCGGCCCTACCCTTAATGCTTACATAACCAATAAGAAAGTTGGTGAACAATATGGAACAATAGACATTCCCCACACGATCTACGATCATACAAGCAGTAAAAACAAATTATTTGTATGGATTGGTTTTAATGCTGGTGTTTCATTCCAATTTTAACCGAAACTAACAAAAAAGAACCGCAATTGTGTAATGCGGTTCTTTTGTTTTCATGAATTATTTCTTTCTCCAAACCGTCATCTGCGATATGGTATGTTGAAATTTCCGCGATGTTTCGCGAATTACAAAAGGAACATCCTTGGGCTCATCCAGTAATTCAAAATGGTCTTTTAAAACCTCCTTTAAACCATCTAATGTTGTGTAAGGTTCTCCATCTTTTCGGAATCCTCCTACCCACTTATCAGCCTCGGTAAATTCTTCCAGCCAAGTATAGGGTGAAGTGAGAACCAAAATTCCACCATCATTGATCCGAAAATGCATCTCTTGCAAAAATTGAATCGGATCGTACAGTCTGTCGATTAAATTGCCTGCAAACACCAAATCGTATCCGGTATAAATGGGTTTTAAATTGCAGGCATCTGCTTGAAAAAATTCAACTTTATCGCGAACAGAATCCAAGCCGCAATCATCTAACTTAATTTCCTGATAACTTGTCAGTTTCCCTTCTTCCTGTCGGATATACTTTAATTTTCCGGTTTCTTTCAACTGAGTTCCAATACGAATGAAACGGGCTGAAAAATCCAAACCTGTTACCTTATCAAAATATTTCGCCAACTCGAAAGTTGTTCTGCCCGTTGCACATCCTATATCCAGTGCATTTCCTTTGTTCAGACTTTTTAAATGATCTTTGATAAAAGCAAGACAAGTTTTAGAATAATCTTTCACACCAAAATATTCCTTTCCATACTGGAATTCACAATATTGCGATACTAAACCATCCGTTTCATAGTAATCTGTTTCAATTAGCACCTCCTGATCTGATTCAATGTATCGAAAACCAGCATGTTGAAAAAAATGACGCCGAAAAGCATAACGGGAATCGCGAATGGCCAGATTTCCTGTCGATATCCAGGAACCACCTTTAATCAGATTGTGCTTGGCATCAAAAGTTGGCGTTGAAAAATCATCGTAAAACGGATGAATCTCAAAACCATCCAAACCTGAAATAGGCATCTCTGTCCATTGCCAAACGTTACCAATTACATCATAAAAACCACCGGTTTCAAATTTATCCACAGGACAGGATGAAGCGTAATGCTCCAAATTAATATTCCCGGGAGCCGTTTCCCATTCAGGTTGATCTGCAATTTTTAATGAATCTCGTAAGCGATAATACTCTGCCTCGGTTGGCAGACGCAAAGTTTTGCCTGTCTTCGCAGATTTCCAGTTACAGAAAGCCTTTGCTTCCAGATAATTTACCTCAACAGGCCAATTCCAAGGCATTTCAATCATCTCGAGCATGGTACGAAGCTTCCATTCGCTTCCTTCTTTCAGCCACCACAAAGGATGCTCACATTTTTTATAAGTCACCCAGCCCCAGCCTTCTTCCGTCCACCATTTTTCTGTTTTGTATCCATCATCGTCAACAAAAGCCTTAAACTCCTCATTCGTAACCAAAAACTTAGATGCATGAAATGATTTAATTTTAGACTGGAATTCTCCAAACTCATTGTCCCAGCCATACAAGGCATTGTCCTTGCCTTTTCCTATTCTTACCTTTCCCGATTTCACTTTTAACAATTCATTGACCGGAGCATTTCCCCATTCCTTACAAATCTTAAACAACAAATTGGGTTTTATCAAATAGATGGGCAACTGACGAATCAGTACCGATGATGTTTCGATATGAATTCGCTGATGCTCTATTCCCATCAGTATTACCCAAAACTGACTTTCCCAATTGATAGGAATTTTCAGCGGAAGCTCTAAAATCAGCTTCTCAATCATCTTCTTTGCTTCATTACGATATGCCAGAGTTTCCTGCATCGTTGGCCATTCGTAATGTTTGTCATTCAAATCATCCCACGACATTTCGTCCACTCCCACAGCAAACATCGATTCAAATTTTGGATTTAATCTATCGGTGATGATTCCTGCCAATATCAATTTATTTACGAAAAAGGTGGCTGTATGTCCAAAATAAAAAGCCAGAGGATGGCGCAATGGATCAGCCCGGTGTAAAAATGCCTCTTGTCCGTTTAAGCAATCGTATAGGAGTTCATCCAATTCCCATGTCTTTCTAAAATAGTTGAGAATCTCTTTTCTTTTTTCTTCTGGATTCCCTTGGTTCAATATCGGTGTTTTAGTCACCAATAAATCTTGACGACTCTTTGTTTCTATCATATTTTCCATAAAATTTCAGCTTTGAATATTCCATTTTCATTGCAAAAATGAAGTTAATAATTATTCTTATCCATTCAAAAATCCATTGCAATGCAAGACAAGTAATCAACAATAAAAGGATTGTTTTTGTTTTAAGAAATTTTAGTAATTTAATAAGGCACTAATTCTCAACACATGAACTATCTTATTTTTTTACTAATTGGACTTGTAGCCGGATGGATTGCGAGCATTTTATTAAAAGGTCGTGGTTATGGCATGATAATCAACCTGATTTTAGGTGTTATTGGTTCCTTTATAGGAGGTACAATCTTTGGTATTTTTGGGATACATTTAAATGGATTCTTTGGTTTGCTTATATCTGCAACAGTAGGAGCTATTGTGCTAATTTGGGTGGTAGGCTTGTTTTCGAAGAAATAAGGCTCGTTTTACAGCATTCACCCCTAAATCCCCTTTAGGGATTTGGGTTACATTTATGAATCCGAAACACTATTTCTCGAAAAAATAATCCGATTCCACCTTACAGATTCGAACAGCATATTTTTCGTACCAATTCTCTTTGCCTCTTTCCTGAGCAATTTGATGAGCGGGATGTGCCTGCCATTTTTTAATTGCATCTAAACTCTCCCAATAAGAAACCGTTATTCCAGTCTCCTCCCTTGCTGATTCAACACCTAAAAATCCTGCTTGTCTTTTGGCCAATTCCATCATAGATTCAGCCATTTCTGAATAGCCATTATCAGCCGTTGTTTTTATTGATGAAAATATAACAGCATAATACGGTGTCCCGTTAGTTTTAGCAATCATTTTTCTATAAAATTAGTTTTTACAATTTCCTTATCTTCTCCACTAAGCATTTGCGAAGGAACACTATCTTTAATAACCTGATTAATTACATTTAACAGATTTCGTCTCACTTCTGTTTTTAATGAAACCATAGTCACCTCTCTCACCTTCTTCCTCCCTTTAATCTCCTTTATCATTTCCTCCTGCTCCGAAGGAATCATCAAAGTAGAAAGTTCCGGCAAAAAAGTAATTCCTCCTTTGTATTCAACAATTCTTCGAAGTGCATCTATATTATTGCTCTCATAAACAAAATTTCCGTTCTGATTCGATTGAATACTGCAAATATTAGTCACCTGATCCATAAAACAGTTTCCTTCTCTTAGCAACCAAACATCCGAATAATCCAATTTATTAATGTCTATTTTATCCTGTGAATACAACTCATGTTTATCAGACACATACAAATAAAACTGCTCGTAAAATAAGGGAGCCAAATCCAAATTACTTTTCAATTCAATTGGTGTTGAGATAATTCCACCATGAAAAGTTCCGGTTTTAATTCCCCGCAAAATATCTTCGGTAATTGCCTCCTGAATCCTTATTTTAATCCTGGGATACTTTTTATTCAACTCATCGATAAACAAAGGCACAAGAAATGGCGATAAGGTTGGAATAACGCCCAGGCAAACCTCTCCCTGAATTTCTTCAGACAATTGAATGGCAAAATCTTCCAGTTGCTTCGATTCTGTCACCAAAAGTTGTGCTTTTTCCAAAAAAGCAATTCCATTTAAGGTCGGTTCCACATTTTTGGTCGACCGATCGAAAAGAATAATACCCAACTCATCCTCTAAAGCCTGTATCTGCAAACTAACAGCCGGCTGCGATACTCCCATAGATTTGGCAACACCGATGTAACTTCCCAAACGGCCTAAGGCCAAAGCGTATTTTAATTGTTTTAAGGTCATTCAATAACTTTTTCTTATTTGAACCATGAAGTTAATTAAATTTTGTTTAAATGGATTTTGAATTGAAATTTTAGACCGGTGAAAAAACAACCAATAAAGTTAATCGGGCTTGAGTGAACAGGAAGATAGTTTTGTACCTTTGGCAATTCACAAAAAAAGTTGACAAACTTGAGAATTGACGAAGTATTTAAGAGTGTGAAGATAAATAGTCTAATCACTTATTGCTCTCATCAGAAATCTTATTAAGTATGAAAATTGGAATTATAGGTGCAATGGAAGTCGAAGTTGTGAAGCTTCGCGATCAATTGTCCAATAGAAAAGAACAGAAAAAAGGCTCCTTTGTTTTTTATACAGGTACTTTAAACAATGTTGAAATTGTTTTGCTTCAATCGGGTATTGGAAAAGTAAATGCAGCTATCGGGGCAACTTTACTCATCGACAACTTTAAACCTGATTATATAATCAACACAGGTGCAGCAGGAGGTTTCCCCGGTGATTTAAAAGTTGGTGATATCGTAATATCCGAGGAAGTTATTCATCATGATATGGATTGTACTGTTTTTGGGTACAAAATAGGACAAGTTCCCGGAATGCCGACAAGCTTTGCCGCTAACGAAAAATTAATTTCTTTGGCCGAAAAATCGGTTCATCAGTTAACTGATTTACAGACAAAAAAGGCATGTATTCTAACAGGCGATCAATTCATGAATAATGCTGAAGCAACCAACAAGATAAAAACATTATTCCCTGCAGCCGAAGCTGTGGAAATGGAGGGTGCCGCAATTGCACAAACCTGTTATCAATTCAATATTCCATTTGTGGTTATCCGATCTATTTCGGATATTGCAGGACAAGAGAATGCAATGGAATATCAGGAATTTGTAGAAATAGCCGCGGTAAATTCAGCCAAAATGGTGACTGAAATGATACGTGAGTTAGGAAATCAGAAATAAAAAAAAGAAAATGGAAAAGATACAAAGCTTTACAGTAGATCACAATAAATTAAAAAGAGGGATCTATGTTTCCCGCAAGGATAAAGTTGGAGCCGAGACATTAACAAGTTTCGATATCCGAACTAAATTGCCAAATCAGGAACCGGCAATGGATATACCAGCCATGCACACCATGGAGCATTTGGGTGCTACCTTTTTAAGAAACCATAAAGAATGGGCAGACCGCACGATTTATTTCGGCCCAATGGGTTGTCGTACGGGTTTTTATGCAATTTTTAGCGGCGATCTGGAATCAAAAGATATCGTAAAGGTAACTCAGGAAATGTTCGGTTTCATGGCTAATTTTAATGATGAGATTCCAGGAACAAACAAGATAGAATGTGGAAATTACATGAGCCACGATTTACCAATGGCAAGATGGGAATCAAACAAATTTAAAACTGAGGTTTTAGAACATCTTACTGATGAGAATTTGAATTATCCTGAATAAAGAATAAGAGATAAAGCATTTAAAGAGACTGTTATTCTTATCAAGAGGCAGTCTCTTTTTTTTGTACAAATTTCATTATATTTATTACTGATAAATATCTGTACAAAATGAAAATTTCAGGATTTAAATTTCTTATTATTACGATTTTAATACTGCTAATTCCAATTTATGCAAATTGGAAGCTTATAGCGTACGGTGAAAAAACAGAAGGCGTAGTAGTAAAAATAGTAGAAGAAAACACCGGCATGTTACTCTCTTTTTATTCCGTTATTGCTTACGAAGCAAATCAAAAGCAATTTACTTTAAAAGGTCCTGAGAATGTTGAATATCCTATTGGAAAAAAATTTCAGATTCTTCACTCAAAGAAAGATCCACAAAATGCGATCATTTTTTCTATAAAAGGCTTATACTTTAACAAATTCGCTTCGATTTCCATCGTATTATTCATCCTGTGGATCGCATTTTACCTTAGTTTTTCACCAAAAAGTGCAAACAGAAATTCCGGAAAGCAAACAGTTAATTCAAATAAAAAAAATTGCAGAAAAAAATTGGTTTAAAACTGATTTCCAATCTCCCAATATCAAAAAAACAAAACCTTCCCTTATTCATTTTACATTCCAAACATTTTAATTCTAAATTGCAGCAAGTATGCTGCGAAAACTAAACAAATCATAAGGAAAACCAGTCAGATTTTACTAATTTGGCAGGCAAACATTCTATAAGTACTAATACTAAACCTAACAACGTGAAAAAGACTTTTCTTTATGTACTTGTTGCAGGTATCGGTTTAACCGCTTGCAATAGTAACAAAAGTGAGCAAAAGACTGAAAATCCGTTTTTTGCAGACTACAACACTCCTCACCAAACAGCTCCTTTTGATTTAATTAAATTTGAGCACTTCGAACCTGCTTTCACTGAAGGTATGAGGCAAGGTCGTGTGGAAATTGATGCTATTGCCAACAATACTGAAGCACCAACTTTCGAAAATACGATTGAAGCCATGGATAAAGCAGGACAATTGTTGACTAAAGTCAGCAATGTGTTTTTTAATCTTTCGGGCTCAGACACCAATGATTCAATTCAGGCTCTTTCGAAAAGATTGGCTCCTGAATTAACAAAATATGGTGCTGACATCGACCTAAACGAAAATTTATTTAAAAGAGTTAAGGCTGTTTACGAACAAAAAGACAATTTAAACCTAGATACTGAAGCAAATACACTTCTTGAGAAAACTTACAAAGGTTTTGTTCGTGGCGGCGCCGATTTAGATGCCGGTAAAAAAGCAAAACTTCGTGTAATCGATGAAAAATTATCTTTATTAACTCTGCAGTTTGGAGAAAACCAATTGGCAGAAAACAATGCGTTTGTATTGCTTATCGATAATGAAAATGATTTAGCCGGTCTTTCGGAATCTGTAAAAGCAGCTGCCGCTGAAACTGCAACTGCAAAAGGAGAAGAAGGAAAATGGGCTTTCACATTAGACAAGCCAAGTATGCTTCCTTTTCTTCAGTACGCAGATAATCGCGAGTTAAGAAAAAAAATCTACATGGGTTATGTGAACCGTTGTAATAACGACAATGAGTTCGACAACAAAAAAGTATTGTCAGAAATTGCTAACCTAAGAGTAGAAAGAGCTCAATTATTTGGATTTAAGAGTCATGCAGATTATATTCTTGCTGAGAATATGGCAAAGACTCCAGAGAAAGTATTTGAATTATTGAATAAGCTATGGGATGCAGCTCTTCCAAATGCAAAACTGGAAGCTGCTGAAATGCAAAAAATGATTGACAAAGAAGGTGGTAAATTCAAACTAGCATCTTACGACTGGTGGTACTATGCTGAGAAAGTAAAAAAAGTAAAATACAATTTAGACGAGTCTGAACTTCGTCCATATTTCGAAATTAA is a genomic window containing:
- a CDS encoding carboxypeptidase-like regulatory domain-containing protein, with product MNKIALILSITIACILCTMKIQAQNFLEKKINLEVTNQSTETTMFILEKLGGFNFSFDAMLLDPSKMISIKGKHQSLEEILDELFKGRLTYKVIGSHVILQSKNKSGLSSTMWVLSGVITNSNGNPLENAIVYEVNRQASFITNPNGKYLLHLEGNQNSAINFSCKGYKDTIVYVQAGKKQQLNIVLKPWQAQSIFKTEPAFAQNLHSRTKAINWAYTNKELQDIGFVNLMVTNKALYISNNLNVKEVRFVQVSFIPSWGTNQLTNGLVTNKLSMNIIAGYSANIEGFEIGSVANIIRQEMNGVQISGVANVVGEDVHGVQASGVVNTNLGNMDGVQLAGVINRVKGDIKGLQMSGAINSAAAKSLDSVPYRGWNGQISGGINLHGGERINLQVGGVYNQANSVDGLQISGAINMVRGTTNGVQISGIYNQTDKLRGIQIGLINFADTIENGFPIGLVNIIKNGYHKWELSTDESFYFNAAYKTGGKNLYSFLKIGAGKYLNAAYGIGCTSNTNRKFSVNLDVSGSSLFNTDSDYDVFAGDLYRAQLGLTIKLNKNITLSTGPSYNFCSPDKEQNQISKINFSSKNTMYFGNYYLDQAVATLKNQYWLGWQFGLRF
- a CDS encoding LA_2272 family surface repeat-containing protein, whose translation is MTKVRIVLACMILSLVSPAIAQNHTKYQVGFVSPIGTNGTNSINYINDYSFNLLIGINGGVNKMEIGGLANYNQGKTNGFQLAGVTNVTRNKADGCIIAGVANLIIDDAKGFQLSGVGNINSRNSNGVMISGVANITKENAKGFQLSTANITKNKLNGVQIGAFNYAKILKGSQIGVFNLVDSLESGTPIGLFSIVKGGYYALEISTNDVIHANLNYKMGVEHFYTLFTVGFDRYKGKDLFKYGTGFGSLLPIGQRYKLSIEATSNQLVYDNDWSELNLLNTLQTNFHFHFTPQCSLFAGPTLNAYITNKKVGEQYGTIDIPHTIYDHTSSKNKLFVWIGFNAGVSFQF
- the ovoA gene encoding 5-histidylcysteine sulfoxide synthase, which produces MENMIETKSRQDLLVTKTPILNQGNPEEKRKEILNYFRKTWELDELLYDCLNGQEAFLHRADPLRHPLAFYFGHTATFFVNKLILAGIITDRLNPKFESMFAVGVDEMSWDDLNDKHYEWPTMQETLAYRNEAKKMIEKLILELPLKIPINWESQFWVILMGIEHQRIHIETSSVLIRQLPIYLIKPNLLFKICKEWGNAPVNELLKVKSGKVRIGKGKDNALYGWDNEFGEFQSKIKSFHASKFLVTNEEFKAFVDDDGYKTEKWWTEEGWGWVTYKKCEHPLWWLKEGSEWKLRTMLEMIEMPWNWPVEVNYLEAKAFCNWKSAKTGKTLRLPTEAEYYRLRDSLKIADQPEWETAPGNINLEHYASSCPVDKFETGGFYDVIGNVWQWTEMPISGLDGFEIHPFYDDFSTPTFDAKHNLIKGGSWISTGNLAIRDSRYAFRRHFFQHAGFRYIESDQEVLIETDYYETDGLVSQYCEFQYGKEYFGVKDYSKTCLAFIKDHLKSLNKGNALDIGCATGRTTFELAKYFDKVTGLDFSARFIRIGTQLKETGKLKYIRQEEGKLTSYQEIKLDDCGLDSVRDKVEFFQADACNLKPIYTGYDLVFAGNLIDRLYDPIQFLQEMHFRINDGGILVLTSPYTWLEEFTEADKWVGGFRKDGEPYTTLDGLKEVLKDHFELLDEPKDVPFVIRETSRKFQHTISQMTVWRKK
- a CDS encoding GlsB/YeaQ/YmgE family stress response membrane protein — its product is MNYLIFLLIGLVAGWIASILLKGRGYGMIINLILGVIGSFIGGTIFGIFGIHLNGFFGLLISATVGAIVLIWVVGLFSKK
- a CDS encoding antibiotic biosynthesis monooxygenase encodes the protein MIAKTNGTPYYAVIFSSIKTTADNGYSEMAESMMELAKRQAGFLGVESAREETGITVSYWESLDAIKKWQAHPAHQIAQERGKENWYEKYAVRICKVESDYFFEK
- a CDS encoding LysR substrate-binding domain-containing protein; protein product: MTLKQLKYALALGRLGSYIGVAKSMGVSQPAVSLQIQALEDELGIILFDRSTKNVEPTLNGIAFLEKAQLLVTESKQLEDFAIQLSEEIQGEVCLGVIPTLSPFLVPLFIDELNKKYPRIKIRIQEAITEDILRGIKTGTFHGGIISTPIELKSNLDLAPLFYEQFYLYVSDKHELYSQDKIDINKLDYSDVWLLREGNCFMDQVTNICSIQSNQNGNFVYESNNIDALRRIVEYKGGITFLPELSTLMIPSEQEEMIKEIKGRKKVREVTMVSLKTEVRRNLLNVINQVIKDSVPSQMLSGEDKEIVKTNFIEK
- the mtnN gene encoding 5'-methylthioadenosine/S-adenosylhomocysteine nucleosidase, with amino-acid sequence MKIGIIGAMEVEVVKLRDQLSNRKEQKKGSFVFYTGTLNNVEIVLLQSGIGKVNAAIGATLLIDNFKPDYIINTGAAGGFPGDLKVGDIVISEEVIHHDMDCTVFGYKIGQVPGMPTSFAANEKLISLAEKSVHQLTDLQTKKACILTGDQFMNNAEATNKIKTLFPAAEAVEMEGAAIAQTCYQFNIPFVVIRSISDIAGQENAMEYQEFVEIAAVNSAKMVTEMIRELGNQK
- a CDS encoding S-ribosylhomocysteine lyase gives rise to the protein MEKIQSFTVDHNKLKRGIYVSRKDKVGAETLTSFDIRTKLPNQEPAMDIPAMHTMEHLGATFLRNHKEWADRTIYFGPMGCRTGFYAIFSGDLESKDIVKVTQEMFGFMANFNDEIPGTNKIECGNYMSHDLPMARWESNKFKTEVLEHLTDENLNYPE
- a CDS encoding DUF3592 domain-containing protein, which gives rise to MKISGFKFLIITILILLIPIYANWKLIAYGEKTEGVVVKIVEENTGMLLSFYSVIAYEANQKQFTLKGPENVEYPIGKKFQILHSKKDPQNAIIFSIKGLYFNKFASISIVLFILWIAFYLSFSPKSANRNSGKQTVNSNKKNCRKKLV
- a CDS encoding M3 family metallopeptidase encodes the protein MKKTFLYVLVAGIGLTACNSNKSEQKTENPFFADYNTPHQTAPFDLIKFEHFEPAFTEGMRQGRVEIDAIANNTEAPTFENTIEAMDKAGQLLTKVSNVFFNLSGSDTNDSIQALSKRLAPELTKYGADIDLNENLFKRVKAVYEQKDNLNLDTEANTLLEKTYKGFVRGGADLDAGKKAKLRVIDEKLSLLTLQFGENQLAENNAFVLLIDNENDLAGLSESVKAAAAETATAKGEEGKWAFTLDKPSMLPFLQYADNRELRKKIYMGYVNRCNNDNEFDNKKVLSEIANLRVERAQLFGFKSHADYILAENMAKTPEKVFELLNKLWDAALPNAKLEAAEMQKMIDKEGGKFKLASYDWWYYAEKVKKVKYNLDESELRPYFEINNVRDGAFELAHRLYGINFIERTDISKYNKDVQTWELQEEDGTHIGIFYLDYFPRASKRGGAWMNSFRKQSGWETENAITPIICNVCNFTKPVGNQPALLSVDEVETLFHEFGHALHGFLSRCKYNTLSGTAVSRDFVELPSQVMENWCLEPEMLALYAKHYQTGEVIPVELVKKVQDAGKFNQGFATVEYLAASLLDMKYHTLSEVQDIDVAKFEDDYLKSIGLIPEIYSRYRSTYFAHIFSGGYSSGYYAYIWAGVLDSDAFQAFKETGLFNKETAAAFRNNVLAKGGTEDPMELYKKFRGTEPNIDALLIKRGLK